AACGACGGAGTCCGGAATATGTTTTTTGATCGCATCGTATTCCAACAGATAACAATCCAGCATGCTGTCGGAGTTGAAGCGAGAGTAGTCCAGCGAGATTCCCTGGAACGTTGAATTATTGTTACCCCAATGTTCGCTCAGGTTGCTTGGTAATACAATTTCGTCCCAATCGTAGAAGGTATGCCCCCAGAAATTCGTATTCCATGCTTTGTTGACCTGTTCCAGAGTCTGATAGCGTTCTTTCAGATACACGCGGAACGCTTTCTCACAGTTGTCACAGTAGCACTCACCGCCATATTCGTTGGAGATGTGCCATACGAGAACCGCGGGGTGATCCTTGTATCGTTCGGCCAGTTTATCCGCAATCTTCTCAGCGTATTTGCGATAGGTCGGGCTGTTGGGACAGGAATTATGGCGCCCACCGAATTTGCGTTTGCGTCCATCGGCATCAACACGAAGCACGTCTGGATATTTCTTTGCCATCCAGGCCGGATGGGCAGCAGTGCTTGTTGCAAGGCATATATAGACACCGTTTTCATGTAAACGATTAATCAGTTGGTCGAGTTCTTCAAAACGGTAAGTAACTTCATCAGGCTGAATCAGTGCCCATGAAAATACGTTGATTGTGGCAATATCAATGCCTGCCAATTGGAACATGCGCAGGTCTTCAAGGTGGGTTTCGTGATCCCACTGTTCCGGGTTATAATCGCCCCCGTAGAACATTTTGGGCAGTTTGTTACTAATCAATGTGTTCACCTCTTGTATAAGAATAATCCTATACTATATGATACATATGACTTTTAAAATATAATAAAAGTAATGACTCATATAAGAATACGGAAGTGTATTTCAGCTTGTACCCAAGGAGGCATCCCATGTTTATCTCCCCCCGACATCAACGATATTTCATGACATCACGTGATCAGCCGTTACCCCTTTATATTGAGAGCCTAGGTTATAACGGCAATCAGGAGAAGGTGTCCAGACCTGTCGGGTATCCCTGTTACCATTGGCTTCAGACCGTGAAGGGAGCCGGAGAATTCAAGTTTTCCGGGTCCACGGTCGTACTGGGGGAAGCATCAGGTATTTTGCTGCCGCCAAATGAACCGCATGAATATGTGCGAGCCCAAGGAGAGTGGGAGACATTCTACATTACATTTGGCGGTTCCCAGTGTCCGGCAATCTTGGAGTCACTTAGTCTGGGTGAAGCAGCGTTGCATCAGTGGGAGCAGAGCAGTCCGTTCAATGATTACGGCCAGGAAGTGCTGGATTCGATCAGAAGTGATCAGGATTTGTCGGGACTCGAGGCGTCAGCGGATATATACCGATTTTTGATTTTGCTCAAAAAACATGGCATGACCGGCAATCGGTCTTCGATCTCTCATGCCGTGGAGAGACTCGCTCCGCTCATTGCATTCATGGAACAGCATTATGCGAATCCTGAGATTGGTCTCGAACATATGGCTGACGTCACGGGGATCTCATCCAGACATCTGAACACCTTGTTCAAGCAGTCCTTTGGCATGACAGCCTACAGTTATTTCATTTTGCTGCGCATTCGCAAAGCCAAGGAAATCATGACCGCAGACTATAGACCCACGATTAGGGAAACTGCAGTTAGGGTAGGGTTTCGCGATGCAAGCCATTTTGTAGCAACTTTTCGCAGGATTGAGGGGGTGACTCCTGAACAGTTCCGTAATTTGTACTAACATGTACCCAAATGATCAAAAAGTGATGCCAGGAAGGTATTGATGCGTTAGGGTCATTACCGTTATGATGGTATCGATTCCTGAGATTCGAAAACGTTTAAACGGACCCATGGTTCCGTTCTACTTGGAGAGGATGATTGAAGATGACAACAACTATACCCTTATGGGATCATGCTGCACCTTATGCAGCCCAGGGTCATGAAGACGAGATGCCACATTTGATTCCATTTATTCAGCCCGGTTCCGAGAGCGCTGTCATTGTATGTCCAGGGGGCGGCTATGGATTTTTGGCTGATCATGAAGGTGCTCCAATAGCCGAATTGTTGAACCGTGCAGGTATAAGTGCATTTGTCCTGAATTATCGGGTGGCGCCTCACCAGCATCCTGCACCTATAACAGATGGTCAGCGTGCCATACGTTATGTTCGTGCTCATGCTGAGCAGTATGGCATCAACCCTGCCAAGATTGCAGTACTTGGTTTCTCCGCAGGTGGACATCTCACAGCAACACTGGGAACGCTGTATGACGAGGGACAACCGGATCATGAGGACCTCATCGAACGCCAGAGTTCACGCCCGGACCGAGTTATTCTCTGTTATCCGGTCATTACGATGGAGTCCTATGGACATGCCGGTTCCCGTGAGAATTTGCTTGGGTCGGACGCCTCTGCCGAGCAGATCAAGGCTTTCAGTGCGGAGCAGCAGGTAAGAGCGGATGCTCCTGAAGCGTTCATCTGGCATACCAGCGATGACCAGGCAGTGCCTGTAGAGAATAGCTTGCGTTACGCACTTGCATTGGGTGCGCATGGCATCCCCTATGACTTGCACGTTTTTGAGAAAGGGTCACATGGACTTGGATTGGCTGAGGACAACCACGCGGTTCGGGTATGGTCAGATCTGTGTCTCACATGGCTCAAGAATCAAGGCTGGTAATCACTGATTGGATAACAACTTAACGGTCCTGATTAATCAATTATTCCTATATTAGCGCCTTGGAGCGAAGGAGAAAATGACGATGAAATTGCAAAAAAATGACAAGCTTCTGTTTATCGGGGATTCGATTACAGATTGTGGTCGGGAACATCCTGTAGGTGAAGGCAGTTCAGGTCTGGGCCATGGTTACGTAGCGCAAGTCTATGCGCTCTTGCGGTCCATCTATCCGGAATTGATGTTGCGAGTCCAGAATGTGGGTAATGGTGGAAATACAATTCGTGATCTGAAACAGCGTTGGGATCGTGATGTGCTGGACCTTAAACCGGACTGGCTGACGATCATGATCGGCATTAATGATGTATGGCGTCAGTTCGACAACCCATTGTCAACAGACTCACATGTGTTTCTTGAAGAATACGAATCCACATTGCGTGAACTGGTGGCTTCGGTTCGTCCCAACCTGAAAGGTCTGGTACTGATGACGCCTTATTATCTTGAGGCCAATCCGGAAGACCCGATGCGGGCAACGATGGATATCTACGGAGAAGCGGTACGCAGGGTAGCGGGTGAGTATGATGCGGTGTATGTGGATACACAGGCTGCATTTGCTCCATTTTGGGATCATTTCTATACGTCTGTGCTGACTTATGACCGGGTACATCCGGATGCAACGGGCCATATGGTACTGTCCAAAGCATTCTTGGATGCCATCGGATTCGAATGGTCAGGCGGCGTCAAATCTGAATAAGGACGTGATGGCATGAGCGACGTAACTCTAGCAGTACAAACCCCGGCATTGCTGGGGGAAGGCCCAAGCTGGGATGCGGGGAACAATCGATTATTGTGGGTAGATATTGAAAGCTTCAAGGTGCATGTGTATGATCCGGCTACAGGGCAGGATCAGGCTTATGATGTCGGTGAACATGTCGGGGCTGTTGTTCCCTATCGTGGTGACGAAGTTGTGGTTGCTTTACGCAGTGGATTCCATACGTATCACTTGCTTACGGGTGAGCTGCAAGCCATTGAGGACCCTGAACAAGATAAGGATACCAATCGTTTTAATGATGGAAAATGTGATGCGAAGGGCCGCTTCTGGGCAGGCACGATGAGCATGAATAATGAGAGCAAAGCCGGATCGTTGTATTGTTTGGAGCAAGGGAAACCCGTTCGCACAATAGTACAAGGTGTGTCTACATCCAACGGCCTAGGCTGGAGTCCGGATCGGCAGACCATGTATTACATTGATACCCCGACACGTTCTATTGACCGGTTTGATTTTGATCTGACGGCAGGTACGATACAAAATCGGACAAGTGTCATTCACATACCGGAGGAATTCGGTTTTCCGGATGGGATGACGGTTGATGGTGAGGGCATGCTGTGGGTTGCGCACTGGGGCGGAGGAAGAGTCACTCGCTGGAACCCACATACATCAGAGCTGTTGCAACAGATCGAGGTGCCGGCAGATCAGGTAACATCCTGCTGTTTTGGTGGACCTGATCTCGAAGAGTTATACATTACAACAGCACGTATAGGGATTAAGGAAGAACGTCTGAAACAGACACCGGATGCGGGCTCACTTTTTGTCATCAGACCGGGAGTTAAGGGGCAGGAAACTCACGCTTATGGTAGCCAGCAATAAACAGGTGCCAATCATGTAGTGAACCTTAGTGAACCTCTGCCTGGTTTGGCAGGAAAGAAACGATTCCATTTATTACTCTTATATAAAATGTCAAAAGGTGCTGTTCTAACAGCATCTTTTTTTGTTGTATAAACCAGTTTAAACACTGAAAATATTTTACAAAAATCGGAATTTCGACAGAGGGGTTTGGATATTACCAGCGAATGTTATTTATTTAAAGTATTATCCAGATAACCGCGAATCAAGAACAATTATGTAAGCGCTTAACAATATGACTGGAAGGGGGTGAGGCTTCTTGTATCAAGGGATGCATTGATTCGTCTGGCACGCCATCATCAGCACGATGAGACAGCGGGGATAGACCGAAATGCAGTAACGAAGTAGAAGAGGAGGATAAGTTGATATGAGAACGTTTATGGGGAAATTGCGAATGATGAGCCTGACGGTTGCTGTAGTAACCGCCTCGCTGGGAGGACTTGCTGGAACAACAGCGGCGGCACCAAGTGAAGCTTATGAGTGGAAAAATGTGGTGACGGGTGCAGGAGGCGGGTTTGTACCGGGCATTATTTTCAACGAGTCGGAAAAGGATCTGATCTATGCCCGTACAGATATCGGGGGAGCCTATCGCTGGAATGCGGCTGACGAGAGGTGGATACCCTTAACGGATTTTGTCGGCTGGGATGACTGGAACAAGAATGGTGTGGACGCACTGGCTACGGACCCGGTTGATCCTGATCGGGTGTATATGGCAGTTGGGACGTATACGAATTCGTGGGACCAAAATAATGGCTCCATCTTGCGCTCTACGGACCGGGGAGATACATGGCAGACCACAACACTTCCGTTCAAAGTGGGCGGCAACATGCCGGGACGTTCAATGGGAGAACGCCTGACCGTTGACCCGAATGATAACAGTATTCTGTATTTCGGTGCACGAAGTGGTCATGGGTTATGGAAAAGTACCGATTATGGTGTGACCTGGAACGAAGTCATTAGCTTCCCGAATCCGGGAAATTATGTGCAAGACCCTTCGAATGAATATACGAGTGACATCGTAGGTCTGGCATGGATTACGTTTGACAAAACAACAGGTTCGGCAGGGCAAGCAACCCAGACAATCTATGTGGGTGTTGCGGATAAAGCTCAAAGCGTGTATCGAAGCACAAATGGCGGCCTGACCTGGTCAGCTGTTGCTGGTCAACCTACAGGTTATATTCCGCATCATGGTGTGTTTGATTCAGACGGAAGTCTCTATATTACGTACAGCGATGGTGTTGGACCCTATGATGGGGCAAAAGGTGACGTGTGGAAA
This Paenibacillus xylanexedens DNA region includes the following protein-coding sequences:
- a CDS encoding alpha/beta hydrolase is translated as MTTTIPLWDHAAPYAAQGHEDEMPHLIPFIQPGSESAVIVCPGGGYGFLADHEGAPIAELLNRAGISAFVLNYRVAPHQHPAPITDGQRAIRYVRAHAEQYGINPAKIAVLGFSAGGHLTATLGTLYDEGQPDHEDLIERQSSRPDRVILCYPVITMESYGHAGSRENLLGSDASAEQIKAFSAEQQVRADAPEAFIWHTSDDQAVPVENSLRYALALGAHGIPYDLHVFEKGSHGLGLAEDNHAVRVWSDLCLTWLKNQGW
- a CDS encoding AraC family transcriptional regulator — protein: MFISPRHQRYFMTSRDQPLPLYIESLGYNGNQEKVSRPVGYPCYHWLQTVKGAGEFKFSGSTVVLGEASGILLPPNEPHEYVRAQGEWETFYITFGGSQCPAILESLSLGEAALHQWEQSSPFNDYGQEVLDSIRSDQDLSGLEASADIYRFLILLKKHGMTGNRSSISHAVERLAPLIAFMEQHYANPEIGLEHMADVTGISSRHLNTLFKQSFGMTAYSYFILLRIRKAKEIMTADYRPTIRETAVRVGFRDASHFVATFRRIEGVTPEQFRNLY
- a CDS encoding SMP-30/gluconolactonase/LRE family protein, whose amino-acid sequence is MSDVTLAVQTPALLGEGPSWDAGNNRLLWVDIESFKVHVYDPATGQDQAYDVGEHVGAVVPYRGDEVVVALRSGFHTYHLLTGELQAIEDPEQDKDTNRFNDGKCDAKGRFWAGTMSMNNESKAGSLYCLEQGKPVRTIVQGVSTSNGLGWSPDRQTMYYIDTPTRSIDRFDFDLTAGTIQNRTSVIHIPEEFGFPDGMTVDGEGMLWVAHWGGGRVTRWNPHTSELLQQIEVPADQVTSCCFGGPDLEELYITTARIGIKEERLKQTPDAGSLFVIRPGVKGQETHAYGSQQ
- a CDS encoding SGNH/GDSL hydrolase family protein — encoded protein: MKLQKNDKLLFIGDSITDCGREHPVGEGSSGLGHGYVAQVYALLRSIYPELMLRVQNVGNGGNTIRDLKQRWDRDVLDLKPDWLTIMIGINDVWRQFDNPLSTDSHVFLEEYESTLRELVASVRPNLKGLVLMTPYYLEANPEDPMRATMDIYGEAVRRVAGEYDAVYVDTQAAFAPFWDHFYTSVLTYDRVHPDATGHMVLSKAFLDAIGFEWSGGVKSE